In Leptodesmis sichuanensis A121, the following are encoded in one genomic region:
- a CDS encoding right-handed parallel beta-helix repeat-containing protein, translating into MKKQKWTGWLFGLGAIALLTPTNAHTAEPNSSYPSFPLSSKTINLAQTDALPASVSSKAADLIIPARAGAGYNTSSGGYEGFGSFQGFIPLYQTPGKDLVYLIGRLLLDNDANLGGNLMLGYRVYNPAANRIYGAYLSYDNRDTGSNVFSQLGVGVETLGDVWDARLNAYIPLGDPRQTVSERVFNAGTQITGLQFQNNFLLVSSTQFQQIVRDVEALAAGFDGEVGARLLQFSNGGDLRGYAGFYYLAAGDTSFGVRGRLEARPLGNLTLGLGVQHDGIFGTNVFASVALSFPGSRSRGADRTSVLARMGEDPVRINAIAIDRQQESKTTSSIFNVFLTNPVTGQPYVFQHVTLGNTGGNGTFENPFGTVQSALNAIRSDGNAIVYVQAGSNSGIPAFTIPDRVQVLSSGPIQPLIASLNGQILPGFQIPLSGSGAFPTINGTVAMGSDTVLSGFTITSATGPGVTFTNVNGVEIRDNFIRNTAEAGISGNGFAIATLTRNQITSTGAQGIVVQNGGTLTVANSLVSNTQGAGVAFTNVNITEIRDTTIQTTAGAGILGNGGTRTNLTRNQITAAQDQGIYLQNGGTITVTDSSIANTRAGTTTIGNPITGDITIGSITIPNPGSIIPLPSGQGIVIATTSGDATVARNTVTGTGTQGIVLLNARGNATITDNSVANTIGNDFTVNVPTIGNVTVITGQGIVASGITGNLEVSRNTVNAVRGQGITVAGVTNGTTTMVNNTVRNTVDQGMVVAGTSGTTTIANNQISDVTTRNINITNPTGIGPATLTVPTGQGLLLINSIGTVNVTGNTIERVNGAQSPTPPAPDSGQGIAIANFVGQVDLNLTSNQIRSNFNDGILIGLAGRPSGTTTAANANITISGNTIENNGGATPVRGDGIAIGLEQDAVVNNLLIENNTIRNNGDEGIDIRLGLQAIPIINPTTARLAGTIRNNTITGNAQHGIQVQALGPTQANITINNNQIASVGFPGIRLDTFNTAQLTALVQQNTITGLSAPANFFALTNAGLPSRICLDLRQNTIGSVSLQNTAGNTFQYVGANLFNVFSNNTISTLIFSGIQSPVPACP; encoded by the coding sequence GTGAAAAAACAGAAGTGGACGGGATGGCTTTTCGGTTTGGGGGCGATCGCGCTACTGACTCCAACTAACGCTCATACGGCTGAACCCAATTCTTCCTATCCATCCTTTCCGCTTTCCTCCAAAACAATTAACCTGGCGCAAACGGATGCGCTCCCTGCCTCTGTTTCGTCCAAAGCCGCTGATCTGATTATCCCGGCACGGGCTGGGGCTGGCTACAACACTTCTAGTGGTGGCTACGAAGGCTTTGGCAGTTTTCAGGGTTTTATTCCGCTCTATCAAACGCCAGGAAAAGATCTGGTGTATTTGATTGGACGACTGCTGCTGGATAATGATGCCAATTTAGGCGGCAATTTGATGCTTGGCTACCGGGTTTACAATCCTGCCGCTAATCGGATTTATGGGGCGTATCTGTCCTACGACAACCGCGATACGGGTTCTAATGTTTTCTCTCAGTTAGGGGTCGGCGTGGAAACCCTGGGAGATGTCTGGGATGCCCGGTTAAATGCTTACATTCCCCTGGGAGATCCACGCCAAACTGTCAGCGAGCGTGTTTTCAACGCAGGAACTCAAATAACTGGGTTGCAGTTTCAAAATAACTTTTTGTTGGTGTCCAGCACCCAGTTTCAACAAATCGTTCGCGATGTGGAGGCGCTGGCTGCTGGCTTTGATGGAGAAGTGGGAGCCAGACTGCTGCAGTTCTCCAATGGAGGAGACTTACGCGGGTATGCTGGCTTCTACTATTTGGCCGCCGGAGACACGTCCTTTGGTGTGCGCGGTCGGTTAGAAGCCCGTCCCCTGGGCAACTTGACCCTGGGATTAGGCGTACAACATGATGGCATCTTCGGCACCAATGTCTTTGCCAGTGTGGCTCTGAGTTTTCCCGGAAGCCGATCGCGGGGAGCCGATCGCACCTCTGTTCTGGCACGCATGGGAGAAGATCCAGTTCGCATCAACGCGATCGCCATTGATCGACAACAGGAAAGCAAAACGACCAGCAGTATATTTAATGTGTTTCTGACCAATCCGGTGACAGGTCAGCCCTATGTGTTTCAGCACGTCACGCTAGGCAATACGGGCGGCAATGGCACGTTTGAAAATCCTTTTGGCACAGTCCAATCTGCTTTAAACGCGATCCGATCAGATGGCAATGCAATCGTCTATGTGCAGGCGGGTAGCAATTCCGGCATTCCAGCATTCACGATTCCCGATCGGGTGCAAGTTCTTTCTAGTGGCCCAATTCAACCCTTAATTGCCAGTTTAAACGGACAAATTCTGCCTGGATTCCAGATTCCCCTCTCTGGCAGTGGAGCCTTTCCCACCATTAACGGTACCGTTGCGATGGGAAGTGACACCGTGTTATCGGGCTTTACGATCACCAGTGCAACTGGCCCTGGCGTGACCTTTACCAATGTCAATGGAGTTGAAATTCGGGATAACTTCATCCGCAACACAGCAGAGGCTGGCATATCGGGGAATGGATTCGCGATCGCCACTCTCACCCGCAACCAGATCACCTCAACAGGTGCTCAGGGCATCGTCGTGCAAAATGGCGGCACGCTCACAGTGGCGAATAGTCTTGTCAGCAATACTCAGGGTGCAGGGGTTGCTTTTACCAACGTTAACATCACCGAAATTCGGGATACCACGATTCAGACCACGGCTGGGGCTGGGATTCTGGGCAATGGCGGTACGAGGACTAATCTCACCCGCAATCAGATTACCGCTGCCCAGGATCAAGGAATTTACCTGCAAAATGGGGGAACGATCACTGTCACAGATAGCAGCATAGCCAACACTCGCGCTGGCACGACCACGATCGGAAATCCGATTACTGGTGACATCACGATCGGTTCCATCACGATTCCCAATCCCGGCAGTATTATTCCCTTACCCAGTGGTCAGGGGATTGTGATTGCCACGACGAGCGGAGATGCCACCGTTGCCCGCAATACCGTCACAGGTACTGGAACTCAGGGGATTGTGCTGCTGAATGCGAGAGGCAATGCCACGATTACCGATAACAGTGTCGCCAATACGATCGGCAATGATTTCACGGTCAACGTCCCGACGATCGGCAATGTGACGGTCATAACCGGGCAGGGGATTGTGGCTTCCGGTATCACAGGGAATCTGGAGGTCAGCCGCAACACGGTTAACGCGGTGCGAGGACAGGGCATTACCGTTGCCGGAGTGACCAATGGGACAACCACGATGGTCAATAACACCGTCCGCAATACAGTGGATCAGGGCATGGTGGTGGCTGGGACATCTGGCACCACGACGATCGCCAATAACCAGATCAGCGATGTCACCACTCGCAACATTAACATCACCAATCCCACAGGCATTGGCCCCGCAACACTCACCGTTCCCACCGGACAGGGACTGCTGTTGATTAATTCCATCGGCACCGTTAATGTGACTGGCAACACGATCGAGCGAGTCAATGGTGCTCAGTCGCCCACACCTCCCGCGCCTGATAGTGGCCAGGGAATTGCGATCGCCAATTTTGTCGGGCAGGTTGATCTGAATCTGACAAGTAACCAGATTCGCAGCAACTTTAACGATGGCATTCTGATTGGTTTAGCGGGTAGACCGAGTGGCACGACAACGGCAGCGAACGCGAATATCACGATTAGTGGTAATACGATCGAAAATAATGGCGGGGCAACTCCGGTGCGGGGCGATGGCATCGCGATCGGTTTAGAACAAGATGCTGTCGTCAATAATCTGCTGATTGAAAACAACACAATCCGCAACAACGGGGATGAAGGCATCGATATTCGCCTGGGTCTGCAAGCGATTCCAATTATCAATCCCACTACAGCAAGGCTAGCTGGAACGATCCGCAACAACACGATTACTGGCAATGCTCAACATGGCATTCAGGTACAAGCCCTCGGCCCAACGCAGGCTAACATAACCATCAACAATAACCAGATTGCGAGTGTTGGGTTTCCAGGTATCCGCCTCGATACGTTTAATACCGCTCAACTAACTGCCCTTGTGCAGCAAAACACGATCACTGGCCTGAGTGCTCCCGCCAACTTTTTTGCCTTAACTAACGCTGGTTTACCTTCCAGGATCTGCCTTGACCTAAGACAAAATACGATAGGCAGTGTCAGTCTGCAAAATACAGCGGGAAATACGTTCCAATACGTCGGTGCTAATCTGTTCAATGTCTTCAGTAACAACACGATCAGTACTCTCATCTTTAGCGGAATTCAGTCGCCTGTGCCAGCCTGCCCGTAG
- a CDS encoding peptidoglycan-binding protein: MPPTIPKLITYCGKKKLPPQNCHTICPQLTPVTYDHGIFCCSPLKIPMETLAWLHYASACDESSPPIAFRGFGDRPGKTFPIWRSIWLCCAGLVAVLSVLGGQASAIYAALQCGDRGPRVAELQRLLSIPVDGIFGHQTQQAVRNFQRQHGLQVDGIVGPQTSNALEITSVSQPTSYTENLYFIDLPPQYTGLNIRQGAGASFPILNSLPNGTVVSVVEEQRDRNGQLWAKLSGGGWVTTEFLAPTATNTVAELKGFYPKIQDFGLGNYSGGKYPVATKNALSLYDLIDFFGADNICYNRSDDYSQVPCIPKAIAQTWLNQQSKLLQQDGHSEGLGVASLLFTENTPELQRTLQQSQSWLTSHQIDHQDAKRLSAAALTPAWSHLIARYTTLQRVDEITNQNREIRQKSPSEILAILKNGLQNQRAYTLGLYQLERDHLGNLVLTAGYVLTPFAIEDHGQGKMLVRVYDSNFPHTVQTIEFDLNNNTWRYKTPMNEVYSGDRSSQNLELTSLSSRTNPLLFKAQSPPFSCPFCQTNSGLGISLIGQGKLTVTGDRNQAIQETVAKPYKGGQGKRTPPSYQVPYRQNTSYTITVSDIQMPYANQNASGTGAPEGANVAITGPGFIAAAEGIRPASGKVSRMTIQGQEDQVKLSFTTNQFSTKSPKLVFAVDQQLDRQNRVGGYIFEVETMDLSQDALFTVGLDTKNKVIYFEDNDMATKQRQYNIKITHFLGDTNTPIEIFSLTNAVLTQAAGQCRLENNQRVNCPRIYLKYGEINASTGEVPIAVIPPSQLPQQYTSVKGQISRLPTTTLAKR; this comes from the coding sequence TTGCCTCCAACAATTCCCAAACTCATCACTTACTGTGGCAAGAAGAAGCTCCCACCCCAAAACTGTCACACCATTTGTCCCCAATTGACCCCAGTCACCTATGATCATGGCATTTTTTGCTGTTCCCCGTTAAAAATTCCTATGGAAACGCTGGCATGGCTTCACTATGCGAGTGCCTGTGACGAGTCTTCTCCTCCCATTGCTTTCAGAGGATTCGGCGATCGACCTGGCAAAACTTTTCCCATCTGGCGCTCAATCTGGCTTTGTTGTGCGGGGCTGGTGGCAGTACTGTCGGTGTTGGGGGGACAGGCTTCAGCCATTTATGCGGCTTTACAATGTGGCGATCGAGGGCCTCGGGTTGCTGAGTTGCAACGCCTGTTGAGCATTCCCGTGGATGGAATCTTTGGCCATCAAACGCAACAGGCTGTCCGTAATTTTCAGCGCCAGCATGGTTTACAGGTAGACGGGATTGTTGGCCCCCAAACCTCAAACGCCTTGGAAATTACTTCTGTCAGCCAACCGACTTCCTATACAGAAAACCTGTATTTTATCGATCTTCCCCCTCAGTACACTGGGTTGAACATTCGCCAGGGAGCCGGAGCAAGTTTCCCAATTCTGAATAGCCTGCCGAATGGCACAGTGGTTTCGGTTGTGGAAGAGCAACGCGATCGCAATGGCCAACTCTGGGCAAAGTTATCCGGGGGTGGCTGGGTGACCACAGAGTTTCTGGCTCCTACAGCAACCAACACCGTCGCAGAACTAAAGGGATTTTACCCAAAAATTCAAGACTTCGGCTTGGGGAACTACTCTGGCGGCAAGTATCCTGTCGCGACCAAGAATGCCCTCAGCCTTTACGACTTAATCGATTTCTTTGGCGCAGATAATATTTGCTATAACCGCAGCGACGACTATAGCCAAGTTCCTTGCATTCCCAAGGCGATCGCGCAAACGTGGCTCAACCAGCAGTCAAAGCTTTTGCAGCAAGATGGTCACAGTGAAGGATTGGGAGTTGCCAGTCTGCTATTTACTGAAAATACGCCTGAACTGCAGCGCACTTTGCAACAGTCCCAAAGTTGGTTAACCAGTCATCAGATTGATCATCAGGATGCAAAACGATTGAGTGCCGCAGCTCTCACTCCAGCCTGGAGCCATTTGATTGCTCGTTATACAACGCTGCAAAGAGTCGATGAAATCACCAATCAAAATCGAGAAATTCGCCAGAAAAGTCCATCAGAGATTTTAGCCATTCTGAAAAATGGATTACAAAATCAACGGGCTTATACGCTGGGACTTTATCAATTAGAGCGAGATCATCTGGGTAATCTAGTTCTAACCGCAGGCTATGTGTTAACACCATTTGCAATTGAAGATCATGGGCAAGGGAAAATGCTGGTGCGAGTGTATGACAGCAACTTTCCCCACACCGTTCAAACCATTGAATTTGATCTGAATAACAATACCTGGCGCTATAAAACTCCAATGAATGAGGTGTATTCTGGCGATCGCAGCAGCCAGAATCTAGAACTAACCTCCCTCTCTTCTCGTACCAACCCGTTGCTGTTTAAAGCACAAAGTCCCCCTTTCAGTTGCCCATTTTGCCAAACAAATTCTGGTCTAGGAATTTCTCTGATTGGTCAGGGAAAGCTAACTGTGACTGGCGATCGCAATCAGGCCATTCAAGAAACTGTTGCTAAACCATATAAGGGGGGACAGGGAAAAAGAACGCCACCAAGCTATCAGGTTCCTTATCGCCAAAATACTTCCTATACCATCACTGTTTCGGACATTCAGATGCCCTATGCGAATCAGAATGCTTCTGGAACAGGAGCACCAGAAGGAGCCAATGTAGCGATTACAGGGCCAGGATTTATCGCAGCGGCTGAAGGAATTCGGCCTGCATCAGGAAAAGTTTCAAGAATGACAATTCAGGGGCAGGAAGATCAGGTAAAACTGTCCTTTACGACCAACCAATTTAGTACCAAATCTCCAAAATTGGTATTTGCAGTTGATCAGCAACTCGATCGGCAAAATCGAGTTGGTGGCTATATTTTTGAAGTTGAGACGATGGATCTTAGCCAGGATGCTCTTTTCACAGTCGGATTAGATACTAAAAATAAAGTGATTTATTTTGAAGATAATGATATGGCTACCAAGCAGAGGCAGTACAACATTAAAATTACTCATTTTTTAGGAGATACCAATACACCCATTGAAATCTTCTCCTTAACCAATGCTGTGCTCACTCAAGCAGCAGGTCAGTGCAGACTTGAAAACAATCAACGAGTGAATTGCCCACGAATTTATCTGAAGTATGGAGAAATTAACGCCAGTACTGGAGAAGTTCCGATCGCGGTCATCCCCCCATCTCAACTCCCTCAGCAATACACCTCTGTTAAAGGACAAATCTCTCGACTGCCCACAACCACACTGGCAAAAAGGTAG
- a CDS encoding orange carotenoid-binding protein yields MSFTIDSARNIFPNTLTADAVPATTARFNQLSAEDQLALIWFAYLEMGRAITIAAPGAANMQFAEATLEQIRQMNFREQSQVMCDLANRADTPICRTYATWSPNIKLGFWYQLGKWMEQGLVAPIPEGYKLSANASAVLQAIRELEAGQQITVLRNAVVDMGFDPSKLGNYTRVAEPVVVPKEMSQRTKVTIEGIDNATVLSYMDNLNANDFDALIQLFTPDGALQPPFQKPIVGKDAVLRFFREECQNLKLMPERGVAEPAADGYTQIKVTGKVQTPWFGAGVGMNMSWRFLLDPNDKIFFVAIDLLASPKELLNLVR; encoded by the coding sequence ATGTCGTTTACGATTGATTCAGCTCGTAACATTTTTCCGAATACGCTAACGGCTGATGCTGTTCCAGCAACGACAGCCCGGTTCAATCAACTGAGTGCAGAAGATCAACTGGCATTAATCTGGTTTGCCTACCTGGAAATGGGTAGGGCCATTACGATCGCGGCTCCTGGAGCGGCTAATATGCAGTTTGCTGAAGCGACTCTAGAGCAAATTCGGCAAATGAACTTCCGGGAACAATCTCAAGTGATGTGTGACCTGGCAAACCGGGCGGACACTCCCATTTGCCGCACCTATGCCACTTGGTCTCCCAACATCAAGTTAGGCTTCTGGTATCAGTTAGGAAAGTGGATGGAACAGGGCCTTGTCGCTCCCATTCCTGAAGGCTATAAATTGTCTGCCAATGCTTCTGCCGTGTTGCAGGCGATTAGAGAATTAGAGGCCGGGCAGCAAATTACGGTATTACGCAATGCAGTTGTTGATATGGGCTTTGATCCTAGCAAACTCGGCAACTATACTCGTGTCGCTGAACCCGTTGTGGTGCCCAAAGAAATGTCTCAGCGAACCAAAGTTACCATTGAGGGCATCGATAATGCTACCGTGTTGAGCTACATGGACAACCTGAATGCCAACGACTTTGATGCCCTGATTCAATTATTTACACCCGATGGGGCGCTTCAACCGCCTTTCCAAAAACCGATTGTAGGCAAAGACGCAGTTTTACGGTTCTTCCGGGAAGAATGCCAGAACCTGAAGTTGATGCCAGAGCGTGGTGTGGCTGAACCTGCGGCTGATGGTTATACCCAGATTAAAGTGACGGGGAAAGTGCAAACCCCCTGGTTTGGTGCAGGCGTTGGCATGAATATGTCCTGGCGGTTCCTGCTCGATCCCAACGACAAGATTTTCTTTGTCGCGATCGATTTGCTGGCTTCTCCCAAAGAGTTGCTGAACCTGGTTCGCTAA
- the glgX gene encoding glycogen debranching protein GlgX produces MAALNQDTLPGRSFPLGAKVYPEGVNFCIFSKSSTAVELLLFDAADDPKPSRVIQLDPQQNRTSYYWHVFVPGVTAGQVYAYRVYGPFAPDRGHRFDGNKVLLDPYASAVVGWEHYSREAAIRPGDNCAQALRGVVLDPTTYDWEGDVPLGIPYTKTVIYEMHVAGFTRHPNSGVAEHKRGTYAGLIEKIPYLKQLGITAVELMPIHEFDEQDARPGLKNYWGYSTLAFFAPHRAYSSNRDPLGPVNEFRDMVKAFHKAGIEVILDVVFNHTAEGNDEGPTLSFKGLENRAYYILEKNPALYVNYSGCGNTIKANHEVVTRLILDCLRYWVDVMHVDGFRFDLASVLSRGKLGHPLEDPPLLWSIDSDPVLAGTKLIAEAWDAGGLYQVGSFIGDRFAEWNGPFRDDVRRFIKSDAGMVNQLASRILGSPDIYPDPDHEPHRSINFVTCHDGFTLNDLVSYNEKHNQDNGEDNQDGSNDNHSWNCGVEGPTDDPEVEALRQRQIKNFITTLLISQGTPMLLMGDEVRRTQQGNNNAYCQNNELSWFDWSLVEKHGDLLDFVRGMIHFIQSLELFQHEERLETSSSHKPYINWHGMKLGKPDWSDESRCLAFTLYHPDAKEHLHVIFNAHWEAHTFELPTLHPGKGWYRIVDTTLKAPDDYRQPDTAPRWPESTYPVEPRSAVILMALPTTIDFSQ; encoded by the coding sequence ATGGCAGCTTTAAATCAGGATACACTCCCTGGTCGAAGTTTTCCGTTAGGAGCCAAGGTTTACCCGGAGGGGGTGAACTTTTGCATTTTTTCCAAAAGCAGTACGGCTGTCGAACTGTTGCTTTTTGATGCGGCAGACGATCCCAAACCCAGCCGCGTCATCCAGTTAGATCCCCAGCAAAATCGCACCTCGTATTACTGGCATGTCTTTGTTCCTGGAGTGACGGCCGGACAGGTGTATGCCTACCGGGTGTATGGGCCGTTTGCCCCCGATCGCGGTCATCGCTTTGATGGCAATAAAGTCCTGCTTGATCCCTATGCCAGCGCTGTCGTGGGGTGGGAGCATTACAGTCGGGAAGCAGCCATTCGTCCGGGTGATAACTGTGCTCAGGCACTCCGGGGGGTGGTTCTCGATCCAACCACCTACGATTGGGAAGGAGATGTGCCACTGGGCATTCCCTATACCAAAACCGTCATTTATGAAATGCATGTGGCAGGCTTCACCCGCCATCCCAATTCTGGTGTTGCTGAACATAAGCGGGGAACCTATGCCGGATTAATCGAGAAAATTCCCTACCTGAAACAATTGGGTATTACCGCCGTTGAACTGATGCCCATCCATGAATTTGATGAGCAGGATGCCCGACCGGGATTGAAGAACTATTGGGGCTATAGCACCCTGGCCTTTTTTGCGCCCCACCGGGCCTACAGTTCAAATCGCGATCCGCTGGGGCCAGTGAATGAATTCCGGGATATGGTGAAGGCATTCCACAAAGCCGGGATTGAGGTGATTCTGGATGTGGTGTTTAACCACACGGCGGAAGGCAATGACGAAGGTCCAACCCTGTCGTTTAAGGGATTGGAGAACCGGGCGTATTACATTCTGGAAAAAAATCCAGCCTTGTATGTCAATTACAGTGGTTGCGGCAACACGATCAAAGCCAATCATGAAGTTGTTACCCGTCTGATTCTGGATTGCTTGCGGTACTGGGTAGATGTCATGCATGTGGACGGCTTCCGGTTTGACCTGGCCTCCGTCCTATCTCGTGGTAAGTTGGGCCATCCCTTAGAGGATCCGCCCCTGCTCTGGTCGATCGACTCTGATCCAGTCCTGGCCGGCACTAAGCTAATTGCGGAAGCCTGGGATGCTGGGGGATTGTATCAGGTGGGATCGTTTATTGGCGATCGCTTTGCCGAATGGAATGGCCCGTTTCGGGACGATGTGCGGCGCTTCATCAAAAGTGATGCCGGTATGGTAAATCAGTTGGCTTCCCGGATTCTTGGCAGTCCCGATATTTATCCTGATCCGGATCATGAACCGCACCGCAGCATCAACTTTGTCACCTGCCATGATGGGTTTACCCTCAACGATCTGGTGTCTTACAACGAGAAACACAATCAGGATAATGGGGAAGACAACCAGGATGGCAGTAACGATAACCATAGCTGGAATTGCGGCGTTGAAGGACCAACCGATGATCCAGAAGTAGAAGCGCTCCGCCAGCGGCAGATCAAGAATTTTATTACTACCCTGTTAATCTCTCAGGGCACGCCCATGTTGTTGATGGGGGATGAAGTGCGTCGCACTCAGCAGGGCAACAACAATGCTTACTGCCAAAACAATGAACTGAGCTGGTTTGATTGGAGCCTGGTGGAAAAACATGGCGATCTGTTGGACTTTGTGCGGGGCATGATTCATTTCATTCAATCTCTGGAACTGTTTCAGCATGAAGAACGCCTGGAAACATCCAGCAGCCACAAGCCATACATTAACTGGCATGGAATGAAACTCGGTAAGCCGGATTGGAGTGATGAATCCCGCTGTCTTGCCTTCACTCTGTATCATCCTGATGCGAAAGAGCATCTGCATGTGATTTTTAACGCCCACTGGGAAGCCCATACCTTTGAACTGCCGACGCTGCATCCCGGCAAAGGCTGGTATCGCATAGTAGACACTACTTTGAAGGCCCCAGATGACTATCGGCAACCGGACACCGCTCCTCGCTGGCCAGAAAGTACGTACCCTGTGGAGCCACGATCGGCAGTAATTTTGATGGCACTACCCACTACCATTGATTTCAGTCAATGA
- a CDS encoding phosphoketolase family protein, with amino-acid sequence MTAVTPNPKSVPAFCEGIQYFGDRIPEFETYGKTPVIAAGKTAIADPTDPSAAYQTLLYADALRYLVLQITGSKASGHPGGFASQAEAYAAMVMLGHKNFITEVGHHAPGFYSAMFLDRSLEDMGIETVQQMRDRFRERHGLLGHLSGQIPGLLAPAGPLGQGQHFAMACALLHRDKLFPFTVGDGGLGEPYVMSAFGHFHTAYPTITNFLPILVWNGYSQEHHSMVSTQSNEQMMAYWHGNGFEEVVLVDAKDFDDQNQPGAFVDSTAFSFEQRLEFTKAVLVAADEAARSALNGKLTVFIIKQLKGAGVHARGAKSHNLYAQHTLDNPDIVNALKTRALPTEAWELVRTNCERAGGGPASKTVVTEFVLPLPDLGALPLEEFPVGGDPKVSTTAMGKLVAAVGQADPGYLVSNADGNEASGIANINQALKIIHPIEDPLYNQKPGGQVYEPLSEDACAGLAASLSLMGSRTLWCSYESFAINGLPIWQTVTQAMAELRRPTPSTITLFTAGALEQGRNGWTHQRPEIEAYFAAMMRNGNVFPVFPPDANSIQVCYDWALTTKNKGVVITASKSPLPIRTTFEQTRQALREGAVVLHESQGGKKVVFAVIGDMILLPVFEAAQCLEADGIGVRIVSVVNPRRLYRPTDVAWDICSEPDGDFLDDAGFDRLFSADALIGVIGGASAMLEPVMLRSTAKRDTFAWKRGETTASAGELMAVNGITAEAIAKRSQELLA; translated from the coding sequence ATGACTGCAGTTACTCCCAACCCCAAGTCCGTCCCGGCATTTTGTGAAGGCATTCAATATTTCGGCGATCGCATCCCTGAATTTGAAACCTATGGCAAAACTCCGGTGATTGCCGCTGGGAAAACCGCAATCGCAGACCCCACCGACCCTTCAGCCGCTTATCAGACCCTTCTATATGCCGATGCACTGCGGTATCTGGTGTTGCAAATCACGGGCAGTAAAGCATCCGGCCATCCGGGTGGATTTGCCAGTCAGGCAGAAGCTTATGCGGCAATGGTGATGCTGGGGCATAAGAATTTCATTACCGAAGTCGGCCACCATGCTCCTGGCTTCTACAGCGCCATGTTTCTGGATCGTTCGCTGGAAGATATGGGCATTGAAACGGTGCAGCAGATGCGCGATCGGTTTCGGGAACGACATGGATTGTTAGGACATCTCTCCGGCCAAATTCCGGGCCTCCTGGCTCCTGCTGGCCCCCTTGGACAGGGACAACACTTTGCGATGGCCTGCGCCCTGCTCCATCGGGATAAGCTCTTTCCCTTCACGGTTGGCGATGGTGGTTTAGGCGAACCCTACGTGATGAGTGCCTTTGGTCACTTCCACACGGCCTACCCCACCATTACCAACTTCCTGCCCATCCTGGTCTGGAATGGTTACTCGCAGGAACACCACAGTATGGTGTCCACCCAGTCCAATGAGCAAATGATGGCCTACTGGCATGGCAACGGCTTTGAGGAAGTGGTGCTGGTGGATGCCAAGGACTTTGATGATCAGAATCAGCCGGGAGCGTTTGTAGACAGTACAGCTTTCTCCTTTGAGCAACGATTGGAATTTACCAAAGCGGTCTTAGTGGCGGCAGATGAAGCCGCGCGATCGGCACTCAACGGCAAACTCACGGTCTTTATCATCAAGCAATTGAAAGGAGCTGGAGTTCATGCCAGAGGCGCTAAATCTCACAATCTGTACGCTCAACACACGCTGGATAATCCCGATATTGTGAATGCCCTGAAAACCCGTGCTCTGCCAACTGAAGCCTGGGAACTGGTACGCACCAACTGCGAACGTGCTGGAGGTGGCCCTGCCAGCAAAACGGTGGTGACCGAATTTGTTCTGCCCTTACCCGATCTGGGTGCGTTGCCGCTGGAAGAATTCCCCGTAGGTGGCGATCCCAAAGTTTCAACGACAGCAATGGGTAAATTAGTTGCTGCCGTGGGACAGGCTGATCCTGGCTATCTTGTCTCCAATGCAGATGGGAATGAAGCCTCTGGGATAGCCAACATTAACCAGGCATTGAAGATTATTCATCCGATCGAAGATCCGCTGTATAACCAGAAACCGGGTGGTCAGGTGTATGAGCCGCTGAGTGAAGATGCCTGTGCCGGATTAGCGGCCAGCTTATCCTTAATGGGATCCCGTACCCTCTGGTGTTCCTATGAGTCCTTTGCGATCAATGGCTTACCCATCTGGCAAACCGTAACGCAGGCAATGGCAGAACTGCGCCGCCCTACGCCGTCCACCATCACCCTATTTACCGCTGGTGCATTGGAACAGGGACGCAACGGCTGGACTCATCAACGCCCCGAAATCGAAGCCTACTTTGCCGCGATGATGCGGAATGGCAATGTCTTTCCCGTTTTCCCACCGGATGCCAACAGCATTCAGGTTTGTTATGACTGGGCACTGACAACGAAGAATAAAGGTGTGGTGATCACCGCCAGCAAATCGCCGCTGCCCATTCGTACCACCTTTGAGCAAACCCGGCAGGCGCTTCGAGAAGGAGCAGTAGTTTTACATGAAAGCCAGGGCGGTAAGAAAGTAGTCTTTGCCGTGATTGGCGACATGATTTTGCTGCCCGTGTTTGAGGCGGCTCAATGTCTGGAAGCGGATGGCATTGGGGTGCGAATTGTGTCAGTCGTGAATCCCCGTCGCCTTTACCGTCCTACCGATGTGGCCTGGGATATTTGTTCTGAACCGGATGGCGATTTTCTGGATGATGCCGGGTTCGATCGCCTGTTCAGTGCCGATGCCTTAATTGGAGTTATCGGAGGAGCCAGTGCCATGCTCGAACCTGTGATGCTCCGGAGTACCGCCAAACGCGACACCTTTGCCTGGAAGCGGGGCGAAACCACGGCCTCGGCTGGCGAACTGATGGCGGTGAATGGCATTACAGCGGAGGCCATTGCAAAGCGATCGCAAGAGTTACTGGCTTAA